In Methylacidiphilum infernorum V4, a single window of DNA contains:
- the miaB gene encoding tRNA (N6-isopentenyl adenosine(37)-C2)-methylthiotransferase MiaB — translation MPSVFIKTFGCQMNVRDSEQVLQDFIERGYQIASSEKWADIILINTCSVRAMAEEKAIDKLASLKTAKKKNPNLVLGIIGCMAQNRGREIAEKYRFVDLVLGTQKFHKVAEIADNLLKNPDRSSSYVDLSKEEAAHNAINKHLSTKAQPIAYVSIMQGCSMHCSFCIVPTTRGEERSRPIDEIFEEVKRLAETSVKEIVLLGQIVNRYGAKEFPWVKGKSPFVQLLEKLSTIEEIKRIRFTSPHPLGFKEDLIAALRDIPQLCEHVHLPVQSGSDKILKAMRRGYSRSKFLSLVDKLRKAIPQLALSTDIIVGYPGETEEDFQQTCSLLNEVRFDNAFIFRYSAREGTTAASLGDQLSEEVKFERNYRLLEIQNKITMEKAQKWVGQVVEILVEGESKKNASKFQGRTRTNHLVIIPKNERWRGEFLPVRIVETTGHTFYGTPLISGIDEALQFDLQEEINPAPIVS, via the coding sequence ATGCCTTCGGTTTTTATCAAGACATTCGGTTGCCAGATGAACGTGCGGGATTCCGAACAGGTCCTCCAGGATTTTATCGAACGGGGATACCAGATCGCCTCTTCCGAAAAATGGGCGGATATTATTCTCATTAACACCTGTTCGGTTAGGGCCATGGCTGAAGAGAAGGCCATAGACAAGCTGGCGTCTTTAAAGACGGCAAAAAAGAAAAATCCCAACCTGGTCTTGGGAATCATAGGCTGCATGGCACAAAACCGGGGCAGAGAAATAGCCGAAAAGTATCGTTTCGTCGATCTTGTCCTGGGTACTCAAAAATTCCACAAGGTGGCCGAAATTGCGGACAACTTGTTGAAAAACCCCGATAGATCGTCATCCTACGTTGATCTTTCGAAAGAAGAAGCCGCCCATAACGCGATCAACAAACATCTTTCCACAAAAGCCCAACCCATAGCCTATGTCTCTATCATGCAAGGTTGTAGCATGCATTGCTCTTTTTGTATCGTCCCCACCACCCGGGGCGAAGAACGTTCCCGTCCCATTGACGAAATCTTTGAAGAGGTCAAAAGGCTTGCCGAGACGTCCGTTAAAGAAATCGTCCTCCTCGGTCAAATCGTCAACCGTTACGGGGCAAAAGAATTCCCGTGGGTAAAGGGAAAGTCTCCTTTTGTCCAGCTTCTTGAAAAATTAAGCACTATTGAAGAAATTAAAAGGATTCGATTTACTTCCCCTCATCCCCTGGGGTTTAAAGAGGATCTGATCGCAGCTCTAAGGGACATTCCTCAACTCTGCGAACATGTGCACCTGCCCGTACAATCGGGAAGTGACAAGATTTTGAAGGCCATGCGCAGGGGATATAGCCGCTCGAAGTTTCTTTCTCTCGTTGACAAGTTGAGAAAAGCGATCCCCCAGCTCGCTCTTTCTACGGACATCATAGTAGGCTATCCAGGAGAAACCGAAGAAGACTTTCAACAAACCTGTTCGCTGCTTAACGAGGTTCGATTTGATAACGCTTTTATTTTTCGTTATTCAGCTCGGGAGGGGACAACCGCGGCTTCCTTAGGGGATCAACTGAGCGAAGAGGTTAAGTTCGAGAGGAATTACCGCTTACTCGAGATACAAAACAAGATCACCATGGAGAAAGCTCAAAAATGGGTAGGGCAAGTGGTTGAAATCCTTGTCGAAGGAGAAAGCAAAAAAAATGCCTCTAAATTTCAAGGCCGAACACGAACAAACCATCTTGTCATTATACCTAAAAACGAAAGGTGGAGGGGGGAATTTCTACCCGTCCGAATAGTTGAAACCACAGGACATACTTTTTATG
- a CDS encoding N-acetylglucosamine-6-phosphate deacetylase: MQEKPSNNGHPCSSVIAARDYRTGMPLKISLAEGVYQKIEAQPKESAGSLPWIAPGLFDLQINGFGGIDLNGESLSQQQFEILCRKLLESGCSHFLATVITRPLDSYRHWIEKLEKLRQVVSLNCLGFHLEGPFLSGDPGCRGVHCPEWMTKPDVAWLEEIFLASAGSIKLITLAPEVDPEATANFIKKADSLGITVGLGHSKASWEVIQSSVLAGAKLWTHLGNALSHTIPKFDNLLLNVIASDLPYVSLIPDGKHIPPVAFRALITALGQKVVLVSDAMAGAAAPPGNYFLGHVEIEVDSQGKARDKKSGRLGGSTLRPFEGVFIAQRMTGISWRWWWDAYSIRPAAVLGIDHGLKEGNEASFCLFDLVPSPVLRALYLRGRKVYP; this comes from the coding sequence GTGCAAGAAAAGCCGAGTAACAATGGCCATCCTTGTTCTTCTGTTATCGCTGCAAGAGATTACCGCACCGGTATGCCTTTGAAAATCAGCCTGGCTGAAGGAGTTTATCAAAAAATTGAGGCCCAGCCTAAGGAAAGCGCCGGATCATTGCCCTGGATCGCTCCCGGGCTTTTTGACCTTCAAATCAACGGTTTTGGAGGAATCGACTTAAATGGAGAGAGCCTTTCTCAACAACAGTTTGAAATTCTCTGCCGAAAACTTCTTGAAAGCGGCTGTTCCCACTTTTTAGCCACCGTTATTACTCGACCTTTGGACTCCTATCGTCATTGGATAGAAAAATTAGAAAAGCTACGCCAAGTTGTTTCTCTTAATTGCCTGGGCTTTCACTTAGAAGGCCCTTTTCTTTCCGGGGATCCAGGCTGTCGGGGTGTACACTGCCCCGAATGGATGACCAAGCCCGATGTAGCCTGGCTGGAAGAAATCTTTTTAGCCTCGGCAGGCAGTATCAAATTGATCACCCTGGCCCCGGAAGTCGATCCTGAAGCTACAGCAAACTTTATAAAAAAAGCGGATTCCTTGGGCATTACCGTTGGCTTGGGTCACTCTAAAGCCTCCTGGGAAGTTATTCAATCCTCGGTCCTAGCCGGAGCAAAACTCTGGACTCATCTCGGCAATGCCCTCTCTCATACGATTCCAAAATTTGACAACCTTCTTTTGAATGTTATCGCTTCGGACCTGCCCTATGTTTCCCTTATTCCCGATGGGAAACATATACCCCCGGTAGCTTTTCGGGCTTTGATCACGGCTCTTGGACAGAAGGTCGTACTCGTTTCTGACGCCATGGCAGGGGCGGCTGCTCCTCCGGGAAATTATTTTCTAGGCCACGTCGAGATAGAAGTGGACAGCCAGGGCAAAGCCAGAGATAAAAAAAGCGGCCGGCTGGGAGGATCGACCTTGCGGCCTTTTGAAGGGGTTTTTATAGCTCAACGGATGACGGGTATATCTTGGAGGTGGTGGTGGGATGCTTATTCGATAAGGCCGGCCGCCGTCCTGGGGATAGACCATGGCCTAAAAGAAGGAAACGAAGCCAGTTTTTGTCTTTTTGATCTTGTTCCTTCCCCCGTATTGAGAGCTCTTTACCTCAGGGGGAGGAAAGTATATCCTTAG
- a CDS encoding excinuclease ABC subunit UvrC, giving the protein MSLQEKIRDLPHKPGVYLFKDRFNRVIYVGKAVDLHKRVSQYFHPSRRLRADRKLNALVEAAVDLEYYVVHSEAEAVLLEGRLIKEFRPRYNVSFRDDKRFLLVKVDLSEPFPRFQVTRLKKQDNARYFGPFASSSALRTTLNLMKKKFGLRSCSALIPSEKDYKHCLDHIIKNCSAPCIAKISQAEYLERVKMACAFLEGKSKEMIDEIRLKMEEAAQAQDFEKAAELRNLLEALEETTRPARRFVKQLPKVSSPLEDLEELQAVLALPQVPHLIECFDISNISSTHKVASMVTFREGKADRSSYRRYRIKTVAGQDDFACMQEVIRRRYKRVLDEGGRLPDLIVVDGGKGQLSSALKALHSLQLNDLCVIGLAKENEEIYREALPDPLVLDKRSKALRLLQRIRDEAHRVANSYHQLLLKKRMRESILDDCPGISENRKKLLIRAFGSIEKIKKSSVEEIAAVKGIGKKLAEQILSFLSSRG; this is encoded by the coding sequence ATGTCATTGCAAGAAAAAATCCGAGATCTTCCGCACAAGCCGGGAGTTTATCTTTTCAAAGATAGGTTCAACCGCGTCATCTATGTGGGTAAAGCCGTAGATCTTCACAAACGGGTAAGCCAGTATTTTCATCCTTCCAGGAGACTTCGAGCCGATAGAAAACTCAATGCCCTTGTCGAGGCCGCTGTTGATCTCGAATATTACGTTGTGCATTCTGAAGCCGAAGCTGTCCTCTTGGAAGGAAGGTTGATCAAGGAATTTCGACCCCGCTACAATGTAAGTTTTCGAGATGATAAACGGTTCCTGCTTGTAAAAGTTGACTTGAGCGAACCTTTCCCCAGATTCCAAGTCACGCGGCTGAAAAAACAGGACAATGCCAGGTATTTTGGACCCTTTGCCAGTTCTAGTGCCCTAAGAACCACCCTCAATCTCATGAAAAAAAAGTTTGGCTTGCGCTCCTGTAGCGCCCTTATCCCTTCTGAAAAAGACTATAAACATTGCTTAGATCACATTATCAAGAACTGCTCGGCTCCTTGCATCGCCAAGATCAGTCAAGCCGAATACCTCGAAAGGGTGAAAATGGCCTGTGCCTTTTTAGAGGGTAAATCCAAGGAAATGATTGATGAAATACGACTGAAAATGGAAGAGGCTGCCCAAGCCCAGGATTTCGAGAAAGCCGCTGAACTTAGAAATCTCTTGGAAGCCTTGGAGGAAACGACGAGGCCCGCTCGGCGTTTTGTTAAACAACTCCCCAAAGTGTCTTCTCCCCTTGAAGACCTGGAAGAACTCCAGGCTGTTCTTGCTCTACCCCAAGTTCCCCATCTCATCGAATGTTTCGATATATCCAACATATCTTCAACCCACAAAGTAGCTTCCATGGTCACGTTCCGAGAGGGGAAGGCCGATCGGTCCTCCTATAGGAGATACCGGATAAAAACCGTTGCCGGACAAGATGACTTTGCTTGCATGCAAGAAGTCATCCGCAGAAGGTATAAAAGGGTTCTCGATGAAGGGGGTAGGCTGCCGGATTTAATCGTCGTGGACGGGGGCAAGGGCCAACTTTCATCCGCCCTGAAGGCCTTGCATTCCCTGCAGTTAAACGACCTATGTGTCATTGGGCTGGCTAAAGAAAACGAGGAGATCTACCGCGAAGCTCTTCCCGATCCTCTCGTTCTGGACAAAAGGAGCAAGGCCTTGCGGCTACTGCAAAGAATAAGAGATGAGGCGCACCGCGTGGCCAATTCTTATCACCAGCTCCTTCTTAAGAAAAGGATGAGAGAAAGTATTCTGGATGATTGCCCGGGGATAAGTGAAAATCGAAAAAAGCTTTTGATTCGCGCTTTTGGTTCCATAGAAAAAATCAAGAAATCTTCCGTCGAAGAAATTGCGGCGGTAAAGGGAATAGGGAAAAAACTCGCCGAACAAATCTTGAGCTTTCTTTCTTCCCGGGGCTAG
- a CDS encoding protein-disulfide reductase DsbD family protein — MITFFKEKDHLKCLFHTLMHGINPKRLLFVLFLPFSLFFVQLGMAATSSSARSRHVEVSLLSELDAVSPGSHFYVALRMKMDEGWHTYWLNPGDAGSATKIDWTLPVGVHAGPIQWPSPSVISLPPLTSFGYEGECWLLIPMDISQEQQLGSSVNIKAFVQWVECAQSCLPGSAELNLTLPVESSPRVDESLKEGFQKAKYEIPRSPPESVSISFMDTGKNLIIFFQNKSGKILNFESAHFFPFQNGIIQYSAPQQLRLRKEGVSLEIARPSNNASALTEPLSGIFTAKLSGLKGIEKINWDIRARKYIPPKVETQKTGASPYFNKKFFSYLGLSFIGGLILNLMPCVLPVISLKVLNLVGAAKEGGGSSIAHGLSFVLGVLFSFWIVVGLLILLRQKGLELGWGFQLQSPPFVAFMALFFFLISLNLLGVYEIGVSLVSAQSLVEKAKGLLGSFLNGMLATLVASPCTAPFMGSAVGFALSQPPLVIILVFSSLALGMAFPVFVLSIFPGLLRLLPKPGPWMVSFKQFLAFPILGAVIWLIWVYGKLRGVDGVLDILLALLFVGLGSWIYGKFSGPFHPLGVRVLSILLSLAILLSSFYYVVVEIERSFSTKVAKKEEWVPFSESKLEEYLQQDVPVFVDFTASWCLTCQVNKKVALENPEVKKKFEELGVIRMEADWTNRDPKITEALESLGRSGVPTYVFYGLGSASPLLLPEVITPKMLLDVLNKIEKEKKQKEAQAKSGEFFQ; from the coding sequence ATGATTACTTTTTTCAAAGAAAAAGATCATCTAAAGTGTCTCTTTCATACTCTTATGCATGGGATTAATCCAAAAAGACTCTTGTTTGTTCTTTTTTTACCCTTTAGCCTGTTTTTCGTTCAACTGGGGATGGCGGCGACTTCAAGTTCTGCCCGAAGCCGTCATGTTGAAGTGAGCTTGCTTTCCGAACTCGATGCGGTAAGCCCCGGGAGCCATTTTTACGTAGCTTTGCGGATGAAAATGGATGAAGGATGGCATACCTATTGGCTTAACCCTGGAGATGCAGGTTCCGCAACAAAAATTGATTGGACTCTTCCCGTGGGTGTTCATGCCGGACCGATTCAATGGCCAAGCCCTAGCGTCATATCCTTGCCTCCGCTTACAAGCTTTGGCTATGAAGGAGAATGCTGGCTCTTGATCCCGATGGATATATCCCAGGAGCAACAGCTAGGCAGTTCGGTGAACATCAAGGCTTTCGTGCAATGGGTGGAATGTGCGCAAAGCTGCCTGCCGGGAAGCGCTGAGTTGAACTTGACTTTGCCTGTTGAAAGTAGTCCCAGGGTGGATGAGTCTTTGAAAGAAGGCTTTCAGAAGGCCAAGTACGAGATTCCCCGGAGTCCGCCTGAATCGGTTAGTATCAGCTTTATGGATACGGGTAAGAACTTGATCATTTTTTTCCAGAACAAATCGGGCAAGATCCTTAATTTTGAGTCCGCCCATTTTTTCCCCTTTCAAAATGGAATCATCCAGTATTCAGCGCCCCAACAATTGCGCTTGCGGAAGGAAGGAGTATCCCTGGAGATTGCCCGTCCCAGCAACAATGCTTCGGCTTTGACCGAACCCTTAAGCGGAATATTTACGGCCAAGCTTTCGGGCTTGAAAGGGATAGAGAAAATTAACTGGGATATAAGGGCAAGAAAATATATTCCACCGAAGGTGGAGACCCAGAAGACAGGAGCTTCCCCTTATTTTAATAAGAAGTTTTTCTCCTATCTTGGGCTGAGCTTTATTGGGGGATTAATTCTCAATCTCATGCCTTGTGTTTTACCCGTTATTTCTTTAAAAGTACTTAACTTGGTGGGGGCCGCCAAGGAAGGAGGCGGTTCTTCTATTGCCCATGGATTATCCTTCGTGCTGGGGGTGTTGTTTTCTTTTTGGATCGTGGTGGGGCTGTTAATCCTTCTGCGACAAAAAGGGTTGGAGCTTGGATGGGGTTTTCAACTCCAGTCTCCTCCCTTCGTTGCTTTCATGGCTCTTTTCTTTTTCCTGATCTCCTTGAATCTTCTTGGAGTATATGAAATTGGGGTTTCCCTGGTTTCAGCCCAATCTCTTGTCGAAAAAGCCAAAGGCCTATTGGGATCCTTTCTCAATGGCATGCTTGCAACACTGGTGGCTTCCCCTTGTACCGCCCCTTTCATGGGATCAGCCGTGGGATTTGCTCTTTCTCAACCCCCCCTTGTCATCATCCTGGTCTTTAGCTCGCTCGCCTTGGGCATGGCTTTCCCGGTGTTCGTCTTGTCTATTTTCCCCGGTCTTCTCCGGCTGCTCCCCAAGCCCGGCCCGTGGATGGTCAGTTTTAAACAATTTCTTGCTTTTCCCATTCTCGGGGCGGTGATCTGGCTCATCTGGGTTTATGGCAAACTCAGGGGAGTAGATGGGGTTCTGGACATCCTGTTGGCCTTGCTCTTTGTAGGCTTGGGATCTTGGATTTATGGCAAGTTCAGCGGTCCTTTTCATCCCCTTGGCGTGCGTGTGCTCTCTATACTCTTATCCCTCGCTATCCTCTTGAGCAGTTTTTATTACGTGGTCGTGGAAATAGAAAGGTCCTTTTCCACAAAAGTGGCTAAAAAAGAGGAATGGGTTCCTTTTTCGGAAAGCAAGTTAGAAGAGTACCTACAACAGGATGTTCCCGTATTCGTTGATTTTACGGCTTCTTGGTGCCTGACCTGCCAAGTGAACAAAAAAGTAGCCTTGGAGAACCCCGAGGTGAAGAAGAAGTTCGAGGAACTCGGAGTGATAAGGATGGAGGCAGATTGGACTAATCGCGATCCGAAAATCACCGAAGCCTTGGAAAGTCTCGGTAGAAGCGGGGTTCCCACCTATGTTTTTTATGGCCTTGGTTCTGCTTCTCCACTCCTCTTGCCGGAAGTGATTACCCCAAAAATGCTTTTGGATGTATTGAACAAGATTGAGAAAGAAAAAAAACAGAAGGAAGCCCAGGCTAAAAGTGGGGAGTTTTTCCAGTAA
- the purL gene encoding phosphoribosylformylglycinamidine synthase subunit PurL has product MKLKMKPIEEQCPVTENGEEAIGEIRSFGLSIAEYNRLCLLLGRKPTPAEMAIFGVMWSEHCCYKSSKNELRKLPSLGKRVLVKAGEENAGVVELTEGWAVVFKIESHNHPSAVEPFQGAATGVGGIFRDILTMGAQPLCFMNSLRFGEIREEKSPGANHNAFLLRHVVAGIAHYGNCVGVPTVGGELAFDKSYEDNPLVNVFCLGVVKTERIQRGVAQGIGNPVFIAGSKTGRDGLKGAAFASRKLEENKAEQRHSVQIADPFMGRILMSACLELFQIPGVVAGIQDMGAAGLICSTSETAARAKRGMEINLDEVPVREEDMSAEEILLSESQERMLLIISKDKEEVAKRVFDKWAVPFCRIGKVIQEEKLRFYRWGKLALEIAPGLIVHEAPVYTLPVHEPSQKDSLPSRRWPEPKDYKNLLIEFCSLPQNCSRKWIYSQFDYMIGLRTVEDPGSDCAVMRLFLEDKPIRLGLTLDGNGRYCGIDPYKGSMMAVAEAMRNLAVVGAIPLGITDNLNFADPNDPFSYWQFKEAVRGIAEACRFFEIPVTGGNVSFYNFSKQSSILPTPVIGAVGLIETDKALAKMAFQNPGDVIVLLGGWGNGLEGSLYLQEYFGESGQKLPHFSLEAEKKHNELLYSLANEGIASSIHDLSEGGLGLALVECSVSGDKKLGFSISLPAELRLDELLFNEAGARSVVSLPGENLSSLLKIAEGKGVQGIVLGEVTEEYFLKLRHGEQSIEIDGAEIEEEWEKGLEKILEKD; this is encoded by the coding sequence TTGAAACTGAAGATGAAGCCTATTGAAGAACAATGCCCGGTTACAGAAAACGGGGAAGAAGCTATCGGCGAAATCCGATCCTTTGGCCTTTCGATTGCAGAATACAACCGACTTTGCCTCTTGCTGGGCCGTAAGCCTACCCCGGCTGAAATGGCCATTTTTGGGGTGATGTGGAGTGAACATTGTTGTTATAAGAGCTCCAAAAATGAACTTCGAAAGTTGCCTTCCCTGGGTAAAAGGGTGCTGGTCAAAGCGGGCGAAGAAAATGCGGGAGTGGTCGAGTTGACGGAGGGTTGGGCTGTTGTTTTCAAGATTGAATCTCACAATCATCCCAGTGCCGTCGAGCCGTTCCAGGGGGCGGCCACGGGAGTCGGAGGGATATTCAGGGATATTTTAACCATGGGGGCACAACCCCTCTGTTTTATGAACTCCTTGAGATTCGGAGAAATAAGGGAAGAAAAAAGTCCAGGGGCAAACCATAATGCTTTTCTTTTGCGCCACGTTGTAGCGGGCATAGCTCATTACGGCAATTGTGTGGGTGTGCCGACCGTGGGAGGAGAGCTGGCTTTCGATAAAAGCTACGAGGACAATCCTCTTGTTAATGTATTTTGTCTTGGCGTGGTGAAGACAGAGCGGATCCAGCGCGGGGTGGCTCAAGGCATAGGCAATCCTGTTTTTATTGCGGGTTCAAAAACAGGCAGAGACGGGCTAAAGGGGGCTGCTTTCGCCTCCCGGAAGCTTGAAGAAAATAAGGCTGAACAGAGGCATTCGGTGCAGATCGCCGATCCTTTCATGGGAAGGATACTGATGTCTGCCTGCTTGGAACTTTTCCAGATTCCTGGCGTAGTGGCGGGAATCCAGGATATGGGTGCTGCAGGGCTTATCTGTTCAACGTCGGAAACGGCGGCAAGAGCGAAGAGGGGCATGGAAATCAACTTGGACGAGGTCCCGGTCCGGGAGGAGGATATGAGTGCTGAAGAAATCCTTCTGTCTGAATCCCAGGAAAGAATGCTCTTGATCATCTCCAAGGATAAGGAAGAGGTGGCCAAGCGGGTCTTCGATAAATGGGCTGTGCCCTTTTGCCGGATCGGGAAAGTGATCCAGGAAGAAAAACTGCGGTTTTACCGTTGGGGAAAGCTTGCCCTGGAAATTGCTCCTGGGTTGATTGTTCACGAGGCCCCGGTATATACCCTGCCAGTCCATGAACCTTCCCAAAAAGATTCTCTTCCTTCAAGGCGGTGGCCTGAACCTAAAGATTACAAGAATCTCCTTATAGAATTTTGTTCTTTACCCCAAAATTGTTCTAGAAAGTGGATTTATAGCCAATTTGACTACATGATAGGATTACGTACTGTTGAAGATCCCGGATCGGATTGCGCCGTGATGCGTCTTTTCTTGGAGGATAAACCGATCCGGCTGGGTCTTACTCTTGATGGTAACGGCCGTTATTGCGGGATCGATCCCTACAAGGGGTCAATGATGGCTGTAGCTGAAGCGATGAGGAATCTCGCCGTTGTAGGTGCAATCCCTTTGGGTATTACCGATAATCTTAACTTTGCCGATCCCAATGATCCTTTTTCTTATTGGCAATTTAAAGAAGCGGTTAGGGGTATTGCCGAAGCCTGCCGCTTTTTTGAAATTCCCGTAACGGGAGGCAACGTCAGCTTTTATAATTTTTCCAAGCAAAGTTCCATATTGCCCACCCCTGTCATTGGGGCGGTCGGTCTTATTGAAACCGACAAAGCTTTAGCCAAGATGGCCTTTCAAAACCCCGGAGATGTGATTGTTCTATTGGGCGGTTGGGGAAATGGACTTGAAGGCTCTTTGTATCTTCAAGAATATTTTGGGGAAAGTGGCCAGAAACTTCCCCATTTTAGCTTGGAAGCAGAAAAAAAACATAACGAGTTGCTGTACTCTTTGGCTAATGAAGGCATAGCCAGCAGTATCCATGATCTTTCCGAAGGGGGGCTCGGGTTGGCGCTGGTGGAATGTAGCGTGAGCGGGGATAAAAAACTGGGCTTTTCGATCTCTTTGCCCGCGGAGTTGCGTCTTGACGAGCTCTTATTTAATGAGGCGGGTGCAAGGTCTGTTGTTTCACTCCCTGGAGAAAACCTTTCTTCCTTGCTCAAGATTGCCGAGGGCAAGGGAGTGCAAGGAATAGTTCTGGGAGAGGTGACAGAAGAGTACTTTCTTAAACTACGTCATGGAGAACAATCAATTGAAATTGATGGAGCGGAAATCGAAGAGGAATGGGAAAAGGGTCTAGAAAAAATTTTGGAAAAGGACTGA